TGCAGTGTTCATAGGGGACATAAAGTATTTATTGCCTAAGTTTCATCAAGATTAATCAAGTAATAGAATTAATGAATGTGGTGCAGAATTTTATGGCTGAAGCTGCAGCTGCAGCTGGTGGAGCACCGGCACCACCGCAAACAGGTGGAGGTGGTGCAGAGCAAGGATACAGCTCTTATCCTGCCCACGCTTCTGTGTATGCATCTCCTCCTTCCAATCCAGGACATGGTGGAGGCTACAGCTCCGTTTATGGTGCAAACTATGGCTACTAATGCTTCCACTATTTCAGTGTAAAATGCTGGGAACAGAATCAATGTAATAATTTAACAGATATTAGATTATTGTGTGACCCTTGTATTGTGTTGTACTCGTAGTCATTTCAAAGATTAAACATACCTCTCATGTATCATCATTTCCTGAATTACTTGCTAAAGAAACTGCTCACCAGTTAGTTGTGAAGATATCAAAATAGCATAAAGTAGTAAAATCATTCATGCCCCGCTCTCTTTCCCTGAGTTTCATCTCAATAGCAAAGTatatttgaaaacaataatCAGAATTTAATCTGTGGGAATAATATTTTTCCAGAAACAATCACAGCATAATGAATCTTACCAATCTTGTACCACTATTTTCAGGAAATTTGTCAACAATTAAATCCTTACTTGTAATAGAATAAATGTaacaaactgaaaaaaaaaaaatagcaaataaATAACGGTGTCGAGCTAATTCAGCAATTCCTTCCCCTCGAAAGGTTTATAATAGTTCAAAGTTTGAAACTCTTAGATTCAGAAGTCAAATCATTAAAAGTAGGTGAAGTTTTGAAGTTCACACTTATTTATTCACTCCTTTGAAAGGTCAATAACAGCAATGATTATCATGAAATGGCCAATCAATTATCACTTAGTGGTGTTCACGCACAACACAGCAAATCAAGTTGGAAGCTAAGCaagaatctttaattttaaactatataaaattaataggTTTCAATATAGAAAAGTTTGACCAATAGAACTGGCGTGGAGAAATCATACTTGAAACCTACCATTTAAAAATCAAggtttcaataaattttttctacCTTATATAGGGAAGATTTTATGCATGGAACAGAATTGAGCAAGGCAAAAATGAGTGTAATCAacataatacaataaaaacTCCATTCTAGTGTTTACTAAGTGGAATATTTCTTCAAATTGTAAATGTTTTCATGATGgacattatctttatttttatatttttcattgtcAGCCTTATCAAGGTGATTCATTAAAAAGATTCAATGTTAATGAATTATAAGTTAATTCATATTAgagatattttttattccaaATGTTGAAATAATGAGCTTGtagtctttttttattttatattgttcaaTAATCATTTCCAGGAAGGTAGTTTAGAAGCCCAACCTCAAACACATATGGCTTACACTCAAGACCCACTAAtcctaaaaagaaataaatattaatcatttttaagtttataaataaagttataCATCATCAATAAAGAAAACACATATAATGCTGTAAacttaacttttaatataaaatttgtatctCATCATCTCTATATGTCCTTTATCTTAAGTTTATGGCTCGTTCCTTGATTATCCATACTTTTAGATTATAAAATGAAGTAGTTTTGGAGAGATAACATGTGAAAGTGTTAAACTATATGGAGTTGAGTTTCTACGTGGACTCCATGAACGAgttttaccaaaaaaaataaaaaatgggtggatataacaattaaaagttcttttttcatgttcatgaaattaaatatattattgcaTGCTTGGTTTTGTgttaaattaaatgttaatgTGATATTTATAAGTTGAAGTTAATTTGAATCGTTCTCCCTTTTTATGTACAAGGaacattcaatattttaaagtgTATCATtgtgatcatgatgatgatgttttTAGATGATTGAATGGTTATTATGTAAACATAATGAGTACGTAGTTATTTATTAACCATTAATAAAATGAGATAATATCAACCgataataatttatacttttgaaaaataatcaatttatttattaaaatggtcaatttttattcatttatgtaaatgaatagatttttaaaaagttatagaaGTGGTTACGTTATAGGAAAGGATATAATTTTGAAACGAAGAAGTCATCATTCACGATATGacttttgtattaaaaataattattcatttaaaaaaatcatgtttgttagcatgttctttttttttttttataactaaagTTATGTTTGGAATGACGATTTTAACACAgtacatttcttttttcaaaaggCATGACTTctatcaaaataaaacaaaaaatatattctattgAAGTAGTTATTTCAAgcattcaattatttttatatgcataaataaagtaaaaaataactttaattttgactgaattttattttttcacaactaaactaaaataatgtGTTGTAACATGATTAcacaaaatgaataaatttctttcaaaaaattgtCTACAATTTCTTACTTTCAAAGTCATCTCATAGTGCATGGAGTATAGTGTCTAAGGGTGACAAAACGGGTTAGGTGGCTTGTCAAACAAAAATGAACAATTATCATAACTTGTGCTATACAGAACGCACTAATAAGCCGACTTGGCCCGacaatattttttcctttttttaaaatttttttatttgtaaatttatttatatatacttataaattgattaaaaatatatttaatcaaatttaacttttaattgattaattactatttttaataaaataaattaaaataattattatatttacatattaaattattatattataattaataactgAGACTTAATTTGTAGTTATTAATGAtttaagttataatattattatatatttatatatttaaaaaatataatatacaaaattaatctttttaattttttttatattttaaaaatagaccAACGGGTCGAAACAGACCGACTCATATTTTGGTTTCACATTTAACCATTACTTACCCAAAAAGATGGACAAAACACTTCACTAATGTGATATTTGTGTGCAAAGGTTCCAATctttaatttaaacattttaagcATGtccacaaatttatttttttttgagagATTTGTGCATGTTAAcataaaaacacaaaagaaataGATGTATCTTAGATTATGATTTAGTTAACAAACAAGTCAtttcatcatatatttttaGCTTAAATCTTGCATGTAACTGTTATGAATATCTTTTTTCTGTGTAGCCTTCATTAACATATAGTTAACACACAAATAAATATGGATATCTTTCTTTCCAACCTTCATTAACATATAGTCAACACACAAATAAATGTCAAGATGATAAAGTTATTAAAAcaatcaaaagaaagaaaaatacaaaaataatcacTAGGAAATGTTTGAAGTTTTGGTCCAAAAATAATTGAACAAGAAGGGTTTGTAGTTTTGTCCACAAAAAATTGCACAAGAAggatttataattttgtacgcAAAAAATTGCACAAGATTGTTTGCAATTTAGTTGAGAAAGGTTGGTAGATTTTCAGAAAAAATTACATGTCGAGTAAAAGGGTTTTTTGTTGAGTATTTGTGGATGTTAGTCTGAGGCGTTGAAACACGTTAAATTTCATGTGTGCTCTAATACATATTTCTGCTCTTATTTGTGAGTGTCATCTTGAAGAGAGTATTTTCGTATTACGAGATAGCCAACAATATTACCTTCCAACTCGTGgactccttctttttctttactcCCTCTTCACATTCATAATCTAAACTTGTTTTCTAAGCTTGTTTTGTACACCTGTTTATGTAAGTCAATTAAAAATACTAGTTCAatgacatattttaaaatatgtgtatGAGTATGTGTATTCTTTGCGTGAATATATCAAATGCTTCATTATTGATTTGGTTTTTTAATGTGTTGTTTTggttcatttattatttttgggttCAATTTAGccatttattttatgttttttttaaatgtacaatTTGGtctccttattattttttattcaatttagtcctttttcaaacgatttaattttgttctatcaaattagtaattaagtttaataacAACTTATATacacatgttaaaataattttgtagaatttatatattaaatcacTTCACCtatgtgtaaaaaatttgagtatttaggtggagtgtaaaaagtaaaacaattttattatttaggcAGGGTagtttgatgtataaattataaaaaattattttaacagaCATATATAAGTTTTAGTTAAAtctaattactaatttggtctcaaatgggagagagaataaaattgatcgttaaaaaaatgactaaattgaataaaaaataattagaggaaccaaattgattttttcttaatttgaaggactaaattaaatcaaaaaataataagaggatCAAAATGAAGCAAACTAACAAATTATATAACATAACAAAATCACTAATTAAGCCTGTATCAAACTAACTCGGAAAGAAAATTAAGTATAATCTGTATCAAACTAGTCCGGGAAGAAAATTAAGTATAACCTGTATCAAACTAATCCGGGAAGAAAATTAAGTATAAGGTGAAAAAAATcatgtaagaaaataattattatccaagattgaaaatgtaattataagtatttaatattgataaatgatggtactaagaaataataattttatttttaaatcttcggaagtaaatattgtaaaaaatattaggacTCAAATCTTTAAAATGTAAACGAAGAAAATTTATTCTTTGCGGAGTGATGGGGTTTCGTTGTGTCTTGCTGTCTTGAGAAGATTAGCGTCCCACTAAAGCAGATGAAAATAACGTTTGCGTCGTTTTTTAGATTTGAcgtgaaaaattataaatcaacTTCTTCGTTTCCACGTTTTCCCTAACTACCAGAAAAAACCGAACACAATCAATTAATAACCTAAAATTAAGTCATTGGTACCTAATTCTTTCCCTTCTTTATAATGGAACAGAAAATTTACGGACTATGAAGTTTGGGTGAAGCAAGCAAACTAGGAGGCTCCAATACCCTCGTTTCTATACAATCTTCGAGTCAAGTTAACAACTTTAGGTTTAAACAGGGATGAATTGAAGTATTGTATGCATGCTGAAACAATGCAAATTAATTGACTATAGATACACAACAGCTGAAACATATTGATTCACATTAAtgtaaaggaaataaaaaaaagaaaatttggaggAGGGTCTAAGCTAAAAAacctaaataataaataatgaaaaactaAGGTGTAGGAGGAGACTCAGATGGGAGCTGCACAGGTGGTTCTAAAGTGACCCGTTTGATTGCAACGACTACAATGCACAACCCGTTTTACGCGGCCACGGTCTTCTGCCCGAACCCGTTTCTTTCTGGGTCTCCCCGGTGGCCGGAGTGACTTAGGAGGGTTAATAGTAAGTTGAAGTTGAAGTTGATCAACATCAGAAACAGTGACAACCCCCTCAGCCTCAGAAAACTCCTTCCACAGAGATTTATCAGGAATTGGGTGTATGGTCTGTGAGTATGTCTTTCTGTAGTTTGCAACAGTAAAACAGCTTTCTGTGAATCTCTGCACATTCTGCCTGATAGAGAGAAGAGCAGCTACAGCATGTGCACAAGGCAAACCATAGAGCTGCCACCCACGACATTGACAACAACGGGTCCTAATATCAACAGTGTTTGTTCCTTCATGTGATATAACCTCAAATTCAGCATCAGTGGCACGAAGTACCTGGTGTGTCCTCGCACGATCAAGAGCTTCTGTGACAACTCTCTCAGCTGAAGGTACAAGTATTGATGTCCACTGCATGCTGGTCTCACGCCGCTCGTTGAACCAAGTCATTAGCTGTCTTCTTATGCATTCCATCATTTGAATTATTGGAAGCCCAGATGCCTCTAATATCCATGTGTTTAAAGATTCAACTATGTTTgctgaaaaatgaaagaagctTTGCCCCTCAAAGTATGCAGTGGCCCACAAATGAGGTGGAATTCTTCGAATCCAGTACGCAGCATCTTGTGATATTTCTTCAATCTCTAAAACTTTTGCTTCAAATTCAAGTATGGTGAGAACTTGAGCTGCTTCCCATAGAAGATCAACGAGTATTGTGTTGTTAAACTCCTTGCGAAAGCTGTCACTCAAGTGACGCATACAAAATCCATGGAAGGCAGTGGGAAAATTTGCTTCCACACCATCTACAATTCCCTTCTGCCTGTCGGACAAAATTGTAAGCCTAGGCATGTTTTCAGTGTTTGTCTCCATCAGGTTATGAAGTTCTGACAGAAACCACATCCAATTATCATCACTCTCCTCATCAACAACACCGAAGGCCAGAGGAAAGAGAGCTCCATCACCATCAAATCCGGTGGCTAGAAGTAATGTACCAAGATACTTGCTCTTTAAATATGTTCTATCAAGCTCCAAAAGTGGTCGACAAGCATTTAAAAAACCATATATTGACGCTTGAAAGGATATGAATAGGCGTTGGAAGCAATTATCAGTTGGATTTCCATAAACAGATGCAATACTGCCTGGATTTGTGCGTTTCACCTGTTCACAGTATTGTGGAAGCAAGCGGTATCCCTCTTCAAAAGATCCACGCATTGCAGCCATGATACGCTCCTTGCCTCTCCAAGCTTGCTTGTATGACAGTGTGATGCCATGAACCCTATGAATCTCTTCCAATATCTCCTTTGGCTTGCAATTAGGGTTCTCCCTCAGCCTTTGCTCCACAGAAGTAGCAACCCATTGAACAGAGGCTTGTTGATGGCCAAGGTGTGAAATTCCTCCACATGTATGATTCTCATGGATTGTCCTAATAGTAAAAGTTGGAACACCAGGGAGTTTTGCTGCGTGAATGCGCCAGGGACATCCTTCACTTCGACATTTAGCAGTGAAGCGAGTCTTGTCAGATTTTATAGTCTGCATCTCAAAATGCAGAGCGATTGCTGTATCCCTTAATGCCCTTCGGCAACTCTTAACATCAGGGAATTCTTGTCCCACTGACAATTCATAATTAGGACTTATGGCCATTGTACGAGCCTGAATTACAGGGGATGTGGCAACCATAAGCTCGGAATCGTGAACACCCATTTCTTCAGCAGATTCAATGCTCATTTCTGGGTTGTGGACCATAGTCATCGCCATGTTCTCATCAAATTCCTGATTTTCTGAAACAGACAACTCATTGTTCTCTGTTATGGTCAACTCATGATTTTGTGTGGGAATGGGCATCTCATGGCCACCATGCTCTGGTTTTTGATCAATGGATAGCTCATCCTCATGCCCATACCTGTgaacatcatcttcatcatcatggTTCAGTCCCAAGCCCAAGTCATGGTCATTGGCAATTCCTAAGCCCAGTTCATGGTCGTGAGTTTGTCCCAGACCCAAATGCTGATCATCAGTTTGTCCCAAGTCCAAATCATGATTCCCACTGAGGCCCAAACTATGATTGTGGTTCAGCACCAGTTGCTGGTTATGGCCAAGTGCCAAATTATGACTCTGGCCAATTATCAAATCATGATTAGTCATTGAAGACATTAATCACTATATATAACGACAATGAGAATTTGCGGAAAGAACGCCAGCtgcaaaaaaaccacagataaCAACAGATAAGTCAGATAAAATCATACAAATGTTAAGTTAGATGGTTATATACAACTAGGTACGCTGAAAACTGCAGCAAATAAACAGTTCAAAGGAGGCAAGGGAGTGAAGATACACAAACATCACCAAATCCAGCAACAGTATGAAATTCATACAAGACTAAAGTCGGCTACAAAGATGTGATGCATTAAGAAACATAGCAACGCTCTCGCAGCACTTAATAACCAGCTACCACAAGTTACAAATCCCAAATTGCATAATACAGTGTGAAGTGTTGAGTACAATTACACTACAGGGATTACAGAATACAAGTCCACGATTGTACAGTACACTGTCAATAACCGCAAACACACCACTATAACTTCTATTAATCTATAAACCGTcccaaaataaattgaaatcagAGGGTACACAATCAAAACCACCCCTTTTAAAAACGAGAGAGAAAGCATCAATTTTGCAATCCAAATAAATTGAAGCCAAAGTTGCAATTAGCTCAAGTTAAGAGTAGTGACTCCAGTGAAGCTACACGTAACCCATAAAAAAACTTCAACAAGGCCCCCCCAGTGaagattttaacaaaaaaggtaAACTTTAAAAGGAAACATAAAATCCCAAACAGAACTGAATGcgataattaaacaaaaattagaaagtCGAAATTACAAAGCAAGACCCCCCGAGAATTGAAGGCGATAAATATGTTGATGAGGAAGAGAGTGAGAGTGAAATTACCTGAAAGATTGAAGCTTGGAAGAAAAAAAGCGGAACCCTAGTTGGGAACGGAAAGGGGTTGAtcgaaaaggaagaagaaacgGGAATTTGAAAAAATGGCGGGGAAGTGGAGAAAATCGGAATTAGGAGAAGAAGGGTAAGGAGAAGAGAGGAAGATTGGGAATTAGAGGGTCCTCATGGGAAATCCATACCTTCAACCAAGCACCAACAGAGGGTATTTAGGTCAAACGAAACCactctcttctcttttcttttcctttcctctTAATTACTCTTTTGCCCCTGTTTTCAGATTATGCTTCAAACAAATATGTAACATTATTCACTTCCCCTTCACATCTTTATGCTAaactttacaatttattttttctattataatttttatgccGTTATTTAACTATATATTAAATACCAAAGACCAAAACCTTATAACTACACCAAAACTCTTCACTTGTTAtaacaaacttttaaaatcattattattcCATTAAAGAAAACTCATGTAATAATGTCTAACACcttattaaatacttttaacatatcttttaattttacatcCAAAAACTAGGAAATGTAGTTCTATCTCTTAATTCTTGACTTGAAATAtgtttatacatttataaagTAGGCAAAATTTATTAACCTCATAATGCTATTTATtgtcttaaaaaaatgtttttaatcattaatttattttgaaaaacagCATTGACTTGGAGtcattataaaacaaaaaacataattgagtataagtaataaaaaaatgtgtataagAGTGTGATCTAGAAATTGGTTTAAGTATTTCTTAAATcatgaaaattttagaattgtCAAGAGTAAGAACTACTGATTGATATGGACAGATATTACTTACTCCTCTACCAATTCAAGCAAATAAATAcgacttttaaatttaattaatctaatcaaatataataataattaattcatattagacaaaaattataaactcgtaaaatattaaagaaatgttaaaaacaaaggaaaattattggtttttaaatatgttgctattatataagttaaaaaatataaagtataaacataagttatatgtataaaatataagtttaaaaaatattcaaatagatattttaaaaaaatatataatgagcGTGTTTTTAAAATTCTAGCAAGTTAAACTTCCAATAGAAAAAATGACATAAATGCAGcacttaaattaattttatgttttcttccaaCCTACACtaacatttatttatgtttcatgatataattatatgaattaatataaatataacacacaatataagttaataaacaatatatttaattttatgttaccAAATGTTACAATGACAAACCTGGCTTAATCAAATATTCACAACCTCAAATCTTATAAGAGGttcataatttcaaattttatcactataaatgccacaataaataaaacttatgaCTTTGACAAAACAAGGATTGaagaaaatcatttaaatttaacacTGGATTTGTTAACCAAGTCTTTGGGACATATGTGattaatcataattattttttgaatacaTTTATGAAGTATTGTgtgaaaattttatcaatttctcacaacttaatacttttattgacataatttaagttttaattacaTTACAGATATGTCATTTTGGTTATGATTTCAATATGCAATACTTACACTATACCTCAACCATATCATattactatttaaataattattgttcaCACCATTCATATAATctaaatttcattttcaaattatttagtAGTTCAAAACGCTTAAATTTTccaagaacaacaacaaaaataccaCCACAAATTGATTTAAGTCAACTCATTGTTAATAATATaagttgtagaaaaaaatgagCAGGTCCAAACAGATAAAATTTGgttgatttgaattaaatttctTGTAAATCCAATTCAAACAAACCATAAACGTTCTTAAAAAATAGTGGGTATGCATAAActatcatttattaaaaactcaAATTGGTTTGACTTAAAAATTGCATGTGTTCATCCAATTCcgaaaaaattaactattacaTAAGTGATTCAGAATTGGAGAACTGAGTCATTTTATCATGGTCACGTTATGATTGAAGATGCATTTTGTCACATAAATAACTAGATTGAACATATTAACACTGTTCAAATATAGTAAAATCAATGGTTGAAAGTGTAAGGCTATCGATATAGTGTAActtgataattatatatatatatatatatatatatatatatatatatatatatatatatatatatatatatatatatatatgtcgtTCTATATAAGAATGAACCGATGTATGCAATTTAATGTTATGCGACTGTTTacaaaatcatttaatttgtttaaatactcaaataTCTAGTCTATTTTATTCTTGATCAGATACAATATAATCacacaattaatatttatttttcatagcTTCATTTTgatctttcattttttctgtTTCGATTACGCAACATTGCCATAGTTGGTGAATCTTAAATGTATCTGAGAGGAGTTTGtatcacatttaaaaaaaataacactttaataatctttattttaatatattttaaaaatatatatattatgataatttgatttataggaataaagtatcaaataaatttgaattactctCAAACTTTGTAATATGAAAGAAGCTTTCAATCTAacattatcatttaaaaattaattttcaaatagtGGTTGGAAATTGAATAAACAAATCAAGAGAgcccataataataaaagaattttcttaaaacctaaatttttcttttacatatatatatatatatatatatatatatatatatatatactgacAAAAAGAATCCCATCATATGACAAACATTAAATACCCacctattattatttatttattgtataactAGAAGTATTGCAGTGTAAATCAAAACTTTGACCAACCAAATATAAAGGCATAGGCTACATTACTGATATTTTAATAGCTTCATGATATCACCCTCAATTCATGTGACTTGGTTATGTGGATTCTCTTACTGAAGGTGTAGTTGAGTGGTTCAGGTTCAGACTTTTGAATCTTTTGGAGGTGTATTAGCAAATTTATAGGAATAGTGATCCACTCCAGTTAGGTATCTAGCACCTGCTACATCATCAATGGGAACCGCCTCAGAAATTTCTCTCAGGTCCTCTTCTGACAGTTTCACTGCTAAAGCTCCTAGGTTTTGATCCAGATTTTTAATCTTAGTTGTTCCTGTAAAGGTGCCAAGAAACTGATGAAGACACAATCATACACGTAGCCACAACATATACACTGAAACAATCTTAGTTGTCACTCACCAGGGATAGGAACAACACTCTCTCCTTGATGGAGAACCCATGCTAATGCCAACTGAGCAGGAGTGGCCTCATGCT
This portion of the Vigna unguiculata cultivar IT97K-499-35 chromosome 6, ASM411807v1, whole genome shotgun sequence genome encodes:
- the LOC114186680 gene encoding uncharacterized protein LOC114186680; the protein is MSSMTNHDLIIGQSHNLALGHNQQLVLNHNHSLGLSGNHDLDLGQTDDQHLGLGQTHDHELGLGIANDHDLGLGLNHDDEDDVHRYGHEDELSIDQKPEHGGHEMPIPTQNHELTITENNELSVSENQEFDENMAMTMVHNPEMSIESAEEMGVHDSELMVATSPVIQARTMAISPNYELSVGQEFPDVKSCRRALRDTAIALHFEMQTIKSDKTRFTAKCRSEGCPWRIHAAKLPGVPTFTIRTIHENHTCGGISHLGHQQASVQWVATSVEQRLRENPNCKPKEILEEIHRVHGITLSYKQAWRGKERIMAAMRGSFEEGYRLLPQYCEQVKRTNPGSIASVYGNPTDNCFQRLFISFQASIYGFLNACRPLLELDRTYLKSKYLGTLLLATGFDGDGALFPLAFGVVDEESDDNWMWFLSELHNLMETNTENMPRLTILSDRQKGIVDGVEANFPTAFHGFCMRHLSDSFRKEFNNTILVDLLWEAAQVLTILEFEAKVLEIEEISQDAAYWIRRIPPHLWATAYFEGQSFFHFSANIVESLNTWILEASGLPIIQMMECIRRQLMTWFNERRETSMQWTSILVPSAERVVTEALDRARTHQVLRATDAEFEVISHEGTNTVDIRTRCCQCRGWQLYGLPCAHAVAALLSIRQNVQRFTESCFTVANYRKTYSQTIHPIPDKSLWKEFSEAEGVVTVSDVDQLQLQLTINPPKSLRPPGRPRKKRVRAEDRGRVKRVVHCSRCNQTGHFRTTCAAPI